In Deltaproteobacteria bacterium, a single genomic region encodes these proteins:
- a CDS encoding AbrB/MazE/SpoVT family DNA-binding domain-containing protein, whose product MSLAQISSKGQLLIPKKIRNKYGVRPGRKVHILEQTEGILIKPAPEDPLETACGFIKGDFSLTEDLLKEHRKEQSHETTRRPR is encoded by the coding sequence ATGTCCTTAGCCCAAATTTCTTCCAAAGGTCAACTTTTAATCCCCAAAAAGATCCGAAATAAATATGGCGTCAGGCCTGGCAGAAAAGTTCATATCCTGGAACAGACCGAAGGGATTCTCATTAAACCGGCCCCCGAGGACCCCCTTGAGACCGCCTGCGGCTTTATCAAGGGAGATTTTTCTCTGACCGAAGATCTCCTGAAAGAACATCGTAAAGAACAGTCGCATGAAACAACCCGTCGTCCTCGATAG